In the Candidatus Peregrinibacteria bacterium genome, CTGAAACGAATGGTCATTCTTTTTGTGATTGGAGGAGTTTGTGTATATTTTGCACTTCCTCTCACTCGTCTTCTCGTTGATGGAACGAATATTCTCCAGAGAACACTCCTCGTGAAACAAGAAGCTGGCGATAGTGAAGTACAAAGTGCGATACAAGTGTACGGAGGGGAACTTGCTAAGCCTGGTCTTTCTGATGCAGAGAGAACACGAATTCAAACCCAACTTGATGCTCTTCGAAATTCACTCAAAACAAAACGAATTTCGGCATCTGATATTCTTTCCGCGTACGATATCGATTACGGAGGATTTGTTGGACTTCAAAAAACGATTTACGTTTCAAAAGATTATCCAACTGGAGATGATCTGACGGTAAATGATCAAAGTAAATTTGTCATGAAAGATGATCTTTTTATTGATCGTTTTCAAGAACGAACATATTTCAATCTCACACTCATCGGGCTCGGCGCGATTGCACAATTCCTCATCGCCATGATCCTGCTTTTCAGATACGTAATTCTCTGGTTTCTCCTCATATTTTCCCCATTCCTTCTCGTACTTGCGCTCTTTAATACGACGAGATTCCTTTTCAGATATTGGGTATGGCTCTATGCAAGATGGCTTCTTATCGGACCAATTCTCGCGATGACACTATATATAGTCGTGAATATCTGGAGTCTTACCGGAGTACCACTTGAAAGTGCATACAATGCTCCGAGTAGCCTCATCTTTCCCAACACGACAAATTTGTATGTCGCCGCTCCCGGAGTTACTTCGGGCTATTTAAATACGCCACGAGAGGTGATGAAATATATCTCTGCACTCATGATGCTCTATATGGCAGTAATTCTCCCCTTCTGGCTCACGAGATATATTCGAGGAGAAATGCCAACACTCAGTGCAAAATTTTTCGAAAAAAAGAAAAAATTCTTTACTCCAGAAGGACCACTTACAGTTACGCCGACTCAAGAACCTCCACAAAAACCAGAACTCCAAAAACCAATAAAAACAGAACTGAGCGAGATGCCAACCTTAAAAACAGACTTGACGAACATGCCTCCTGTTCCCGTAACTGTAGTGGCTCATACCGATTCACAAGGAAAAGAAACTGAAAAGGATAATCAGATTTCGACACAGCAAGTTACAAGAGAAGCAGGAACGAGAGAATCCACCAAAACGGAAACAAGTACGCACCAAACTACGAGTACAAAAGACCTTATTAACACTCTGAATATTCTCCAGGCATCACAAACGCTGAGTAAGTCAGTTGATATGAAATCTGCCCGAATGGAATCGCAAAAAGATCGTATCGTAAGCGAGATCCAGAAACGCGCAGAACGGGGAGATACGATTGCCATAAAAGCAATAGGAAAAATCGATGCTACTGCTGATATTACCGCAAATGTAAAGGCAAAAGCAGATGTGAGTGCCAATGCAAAAGTTCACGCAGATGTCATTGCGACAGAAAGAAGGACAACGCATGTTACGCAAACTGCTCCGGATATATCATCTCCAGAACATAAAACTGCTGTCGGAAAAGCTCACGAAGAAATTGAAAAATCTTCGCTTGTGAGCCACGCAAATATTCGTGAACAAGTTGAAAGTGAGCAAAAAGCAAAATCGTTGGAGCGTGAAAAAGAAAGACTTGTCTCCAAAAGTCCTGTCGCTGAGGAAGTCACCCAGAAATCAAGAGAAGACGCTCTCAAAAAAATGGTTTCAGGAAGTTCTCCTAAAGGACCAGAAGATGGAGTGCCTGAAAAAGGTCCGGACATTCCTCCTCAAAACGCGAAGAAAGAGGAGAAACTCAAAGCCCTCGGAAAAGAAGGTCCACCACAAGTTGATGCGCCACAGGGAACTCATGGTCCAAAAATGGCAGCAGCTCTCGATTTAGCTTCTCCATCAGATACTCCGGATACCGGAGGCGAGCCGGAAGATGACAGCGATCTCTACGTTGAAAGAACGCATGAAAAGAAAAAGATGAAGACATTTGATGAAGAACTTGATTTTGAAGATAGTGAAAATTCCGGAGAATACGAACCCCCAAACCGAGCCGAATCGAAAGGACAATTAGGAGTAAATGAAACAGAAGAAAAACTCGAAAGAGAGGGTGAAATTGAATCTATTTCAAGCGAGAAAATTTCACCAGTATTTGGGGAAAATTTTGAGGAAAATCTGAATACAAACATTTCCGCTACATCTGGAGAAAAACGTTCCGAGAGAAAAGCGCTGAGAAACGAGGGAGAAGAAAAAGATCTGAATGCACCCGATGATGACAATTCTGATCCACAGGATAAGAAGAAAAGTGGAAGTGGTGGAAATCAAAAAAATACAAAAGCTCAGAATTTTCCAGATGTTTCTGCGGATGATGACAAAGAGGAATCGGCTTCAAATCCAAAAAAAATAAATATTGAGGAAGAAATTGAACGAGAGGAAAAAGAAGAGAATATTACGGCTATTTCTCAGGATGATGAAAATAAGATCGCGTAATTTGTAATTGACGCACTTTCCCCTTCCAAAATCTTCAAAAATGTGATAGAATGCTATGAAACTCTAGAGAAATTCCATTTTTAACACAAAAATACATTTTATCTTTGATCTATGTTCTTCTCCAAAAAAAGCGACAATACGCCAGAGCAGTCGTCACAAAGGTCTGGAAATCCAACTTCTCCTACAAATTCTGCAGGAAAAGGAGCATCTCCTCAAACAGCACGAGTAAGCTCAAGCGCTCCGGCATCGAGTGCAGCAATAGATCAGTATTTTTCTGATAGCCTTCGCAGAGTGCTTATCGCTGCTGGTTCAGAGGCAAAAACGGTTAAAGCGCCGGATATTGATACCGAACATCTTCTCCTTGGGCTTCTCATGAAAAGAGATCAGGTTATGGAACAGATGTTTGAGAAATTCCAGGTACGTCCAGACGAACTCGAACAATTTGTACGCGAAAGATTAAACCTCGGAAAGGAAGATCCGAAAAAACTCACTTTTTCGCCACGTGCGAAACAAGCGCTTCTTTTTGCGGACGAAGAGCGAAGAAAATATAATCATCATGCAACAAATCCAGAACATCTTCTTCTCGCGCTTATTCGTGAAGGAGAAGGAGTTGCTGCCCAAACTCTCAAAAAATTTGGAATTGAAATGGACCTTGCAGATTCAGTAGTAGAAAGTGTTGTTGGTCATGGAGAAGAAAAAGATGTACTCACCGGAAATGGAGAAACGCCATGTCTCGATCAATTCGGAGAAGATCTCTGCGCCAAGGCGCGAGAAGGAAAGCTTGATCCCGTCATTGGTCGTTCACAAGAAATAGAGCGAACAGTTCATATTCTTGCTCGCAGAAGAAAAAATAATCCAGTACTTATCGGAGAACCGGGAGTTGGAAAAACTGCCATTGTTGAAGGTCTTGCTTTTCGAATTGTCACCGGAAATGTTCCTGATATTCTGAAAGGAAAACGAATTGTTGCGGTGACGATAAATTCTCTTTTGGCAGGAGCTTCCAAGCGAGGCGAATTTGAGGAACGTCTTCAAAAAGTCATTAAGGAAGTAATTAATTCCAAAGGAGATGTAATTCTCTTTATCGATGAAATTCACACGCTTATTTCTGAAGGAAGCACTGATGCGGCAAATATTCTAAAACCGCCACTTGCAAGGGGAGAACTCCATTGTATTGGCGCAACAACTACGGGTGAATATCACCAATATATCGAAGAAGATGCTGCTTTAGAACGCAGATTTCAACCGGTTACTATTCCGGAACCAAGCGTTGAAGAAACATACGAAATTCTTCAGGGAGTGCGTGATAAATACGAAGCATTTCATAAAGTAAAAATTAGTGATGAAATTCTCAAACTTGCGGTAAAACTTTCAGATCGTTTTGTAAATGACCGATTCCTTCCGGATAAAGCGTTCGATCTCATCGATGAAGCGAGCGTAATGTGTAAAATTCCTTCTCTTGCCATGCCGGAAAATATCAAGAAACTTCAGCATGAAATTGAGAGGCTCAAATCAGAGGAAGAACGAGCGAAACAGGTAATTAATCTTGAAGAAATTACACGACTCGAAAAAGCTATTGAGGCAAAGCAAAAGAATCTCGAAGAAGAAAAACAAAAGATTAGTGATGAAAAAGCGACAGCGCACGATGAAATCCAGCCGGAACATCTCCAGAAAATTATTTCTCGTTGGACTGGCGTTCCCATCGAAAATCTCAGCACATCAGAAACAGAAAAACTTATGTCTCTCCAGGATGAAATGCACAAAAATGTGATCGGACAAGAGATCGCGATTAATGCCCTCGCTCAGGCTGTAAGAAGAAGCAGGGCCGGAATTAAAGATCCGACGAAACCCATTGCCTCTTTTCTCTTCATGGGACCAACAGGAGTGGGAAAAACAGAAGTATGTAAGGTTCTCGCCCTGAATCTCTTTGGAACAAAAGAATCCGTCATTCGCTTTGATATGAGTGAATTTATGGAGAAACACGCAGTTTCAAGACTTCTCGGACCTCCTCCCGGATATGTGGGATATGAAAAAGGCGGAGAACTTACTGAAGCGGTGAGAAAACATTCATATTCGATTGTCCTTTTCGATGAAGTGGAAAAAGCAAATCCTGATGTATTCAATATTCTTCTCCAAATTCTCGATGACGGAAGAGTGACTGATAATCACGGAAGACTCGTGAG is a window encoding:
- a CDS encoding ATP-dependent Clp protease ATP-binding subunit, with amino-acid sequence MFFSKKSDNTPEQSSQRSGNPTSPTNSAGKGASPQTARVSSSAPASSAAIDQYFSDSLRRVLIAAGSEAKTVKAPDIDTEHLLLGLLMKRDQVMEQMFEKFQVRPDELEQFVRERLNLGKEDPKKLTFSPRAKQALLFADEERRKYNHHATNPEHLLLALIREGEGVAAQTLKKFGIEMDLADSVVESVVGHGEEKDVLTGNGETPCLDQFGEDLCAKAREGKLDPVIGRSQEIERTVHILARRRKNNPVLIGEPGVGKTAIVEGLAFRIVTGNVPDILKGKRIVAVTINSLLAGASKRGEFEERLQKVIKEVINSKGDVILFIDEIHTLISEGSTDAANILKPPLARGELHCIGATTTGEYHQYIEEDAALERRFQPVTIPEPSVEETYEILQGVRDKYEAFHKVKISDEILKLAVKLSDRFVNDRFLPDKAFDLIDEASVMCKIPSLAMPENIKKLQHEIERLKSEEERAKQVINLEEITRLEKAIEAKQKNLEEEKQKISDEKATAHDEIQPEHLQKIISRWTGVPIENLSTSETEKLMSLQDEMHKNVIGQEIAINALAQAVRRSRAGIKDPTKPIASFLFMGPTGVGKTEVCKVLALNLFGTKESVIRFDMSEFMEKHAVSRLLGPPPGYVGYEKGGELTEAVRKHSYSIVLFDEVEKANPDVFNILLQILDDGRVTDNHGRLVSFKNTIIVCTSNLASKTISEAYQNGVPKEVDAKDKFFDSLRKRVLPELKQFFRPELINRFEDVIFFEPLTIEHIVKIVDIMIAKTKKLLAEKDITLHISNAAKKHIAENGGFDPEFGARPLQRAILRLVENPLSDSIIMGEFVQGDHVVVDAGKSESGKAELVFKKGVRGMDENEGEIYFTEQEKTQTGVLGDIESAVNSESVANTVSSPAFDEKNGLVSSDDIEALKHEGLTDEQIQTFWKQDTTQGNMFVFQFKNPNEFQSLEIFAGMEKDIKEKVLQLWNKTHPDAPSAALINTQAESGLQKSVSKEESEKAAGLEKVPVAASEATSGNTAPQDFEFVDGHIVSN